One part of the Triplophysa dalaica isolate WHDGS20190420 chromosome 25, ASM1584641v1, whole genome shotgun sequence genome encodes these proteins:
- the mrpl9 gene encoding 39S ribosomal protein L9, mitochondrial — MWGITASRFVLQSCWNFSHLKCSLNRIQNLSLTACKNTVVVERWWKVPLSKEGRPPRLYARRHKVYRLVEDTKHKGEDKMELILTQTVPKLGGRGDTVFVKKSVGRNTLLPQGLAVYPSQENKDMFTEERRLLREGRPEDRIQTHTGQLTIEFLKQTKLEVGMHTSIQYSLTKEIVCRQFLRKLGVVVPTHALTLPEEPITYLGEYWCDVTVNGVDTVRVPMSVVPFVEPRQLRLMKKQKEQSDSE, encoded by the exons ATGTGGGGAATCACTGCATCACGGTTTGTCCTTCAAAGCTGCTGGAATTTTTCACATCTAAAATGTTCCCTGAATCGCATACAGAACTTGTCACTAACAGCATGCAAG aACACAGTTGTTGTGGAGCGCTGGTGGAAGGTCCCTTTGTCAAAGGAGGGAAGGCCACCCAGACTGTATGCACGAAGACACAAAGTGTACCGTTTGGTCGAGGATACAAAACATAAGGGCGAAGACAAGATGGAGCTCATTCTTACACAGACAGTTCCAA AGCTAGGTGGACGAGGAGACACAGTTTTTGTGAAAAAGTCAGTAGGCCGCAACACATTACTACCCCAGGGCCTGGCTGTCTACCCCTCACAGGAAAACAAAGATATGTTTACAGAGGAAAGAAGG ctACTGAGAGAAGGACGGCCAGAAGACAGAATCCAGACACACACCGGTCAGCTA ACCATTGAGTTCCTGAAGCAAACAAAGCTTGAAGTCGGCATGCACACTTCCATTCAGTACTCGCTCACCAAAGAGATTGTTTGCCGACAGTTTCTTAGAAAG CTGGGTGTGGTTGTACCTACACACGCCCTAACGCTTCCTGAAGAGCCAATCACATACCTGGGAGAGTACTGGTGTGATGTAACA GTGAATGGAGTGGACACAGTCAGGGTGCCCATGTCTGTGGTGCCATTTGTGGAGCCGAGACAACTGAGACTTATGaagaaacaaaaagaacagTCTGATTCAGAATAG
- the prcc gene encoding proline-rich protein PRCC isoform X2, whose amino-acid sequence MSLVAYDSSDDSDRDNAPSAPARPPKKSGGLFTSLPAPKKAEIGSNRYQTSAPQPQRMGIDLTLPKPKKRTEPVKITVPEIKHADSDSDDEQPVRKKSVSQGGGLSSLLPQPQNLVVKEKQRALVPHTLTRRPVSNQAKGSAGKSQGVSGTSQSPSAIKAAAKSAALQLARQKMTADEDGSDDDLAPENYFSLSESSPKPVVSQKQDSQDYVPTLHPSPGVEDAPLDFDSNAESYSRTAGAMGEDFQNQYQQYPELPDGSSQDYYGQSYYEDPKPEAQEQDESGSSSMFEDEAFRRLLGKQSRGKEEIKFLEIKGDDQLSGNKQWMTKNVTADLEPRKSFSKKKGDQPTGQQRRKHQITYLIHQAKEREMELKNSWAENKLTRRQTQAKYGF is encoded by the exons ATGTCTTTAGTAGCGTACGACAGCAGCGATGACAGCGATCGCGATAACGCGCCGAGTGCACCCGCTCGACCCCCGAAGAAGTCCGGGGGACTGTTTACGTCTCTGCCAGCGCCGAAAAAAGCAGAGATCGGATCCAACAGATATCAGACATCGGCCCCTCAACCTCAGAGGATGGGTATTGATCTAACGTTACCCAAACCCAAGAAGCGCACAGAGCCCGTTAAAATCACCGTTCCGGAAATAAAACATGCAGAC tCCGACTCCGACGATGAGCAGCCAGTGCGAAAGAAATCAGTGTCCCAG GGCGGTGGTCTGTCGTCTCTGCTGCCCCAGCCTCAAAATCTAGTGGTGAAGGAAAAACAACGGGCGCTGGTGCCCCACACCCTGACGAGACGCCCTGTATCCAACCAGGCAAAAGGAAGTGCTGGTAAATCCCAAGGCGTGTCCGGAACCAGCCAATCTCCATCAGCCATCAAAGCTGCCGCGAAGTCCGCCGCCTTGCAGTTGGCTCGCCAGAAGATGACAGCCGATGAAGATGGCAGTGATGATGATCTCGCTCCAGAAAACTACTTTTCCCTTTCAGAAAGCTCCCCGAAGCCTGTGGTGTCACAAAAACAAGATTCCCAAGATTATGTTCCCACTCTTCACCCTTCACCCGGTGTGGAGGACGCCCCATTGGACTTTGATTCTAATGCAGAAAGTTACAGTAGGACAGCTGGAGCCATGGGGGAAGATTTCCAAAATCAGTACCAACAGTATCCAGAACTGCCAGATGGGTCTTCACAG GATTACTACGGGCAGAGTTACTACGAAGACCCCAAACCTGAAGCACAAGAGCAAGATGAATCTGGGTCTTCTTCAATGTTTGAGGATGAAGCA TTTCGGCGGCTGCTGGGCAAACAGAGTCGAGGAAAAGAAGAAATCAAATTCTTGGAGATCAAAGGAGATGATCAGCTGAGTGGCAACAAGCAGTGGATGACAAAGAATGTGACCGCAGATCTGGAGCCACGCAAGTCCTTTAGCAAG aaaaaaggAGACCAGCCAACAGGACAACAGAGGCGCAAGCACCAAATCACTTATCTGATTCATCAAGCCAAGGAACGTGAGATGGAGCTCAAGAATAGCTGGGCTGAAAACAAGCTCACCCGCCGACAGACGCAAGCCAAGTATGGATTCTAG
- the prcc gene encoding proline-rich protein PRCC isoform X1 has translation MSLVAYDSSDDSDRDNAPSAPARPPKKSGGLFTSLPAPKKAEIGSNRYQTSAPQPQRMGIDLTLPKPKKRTEPVKITVPEIKHADSDSDDEQPVRKKSVSQGGGLSSLLPQPQNLVVKEKQRALVPHTLTRRPVSNQAKGSAGKSQGVSGTSQSPSAIKAAAKSAALQLARQKMTADEDGSDDDLAPENYFSLSESSPKPVVSQKQDSQDYVPTLHPSPGVEDAPLDFDSNAESYSRTAGAMGEDFQNQYQQYPELPDGSSQVDYYGQSYYEDPKPEAQEQDESGSSSMFEDEAFRRLLGKQSRGKEEIKFLEIKGDDQLSGNKQWMTKNVTADLEPRKSFSKKKGDQPTGQQRRKHQITYLIHQAKEREMELKNSWAENKLTRRQTQAKYGF, from the exons ATGTCTTTAGTAGCGTACGACAGCAGCGATGACAGCGATCGCGATAACGCGCCGAGTGCACCCGCTCGACCCCCGAAGAAGTCCGGGGGACTGTTTACGTCTCTGCCAGCGCCGAAAAAAGCAGAGATCGGATCCAACAGATATCAGACATCGGCCCCTCAACCTCAGAGGATGGGTATTGATCTAACGTTACCCAAACCCAAGAAGCGCACAGAGCCCGTTAAAATCACCGTTCCGGAAATAAAACATGCAGAC tCCGACTCCGACGATGAGCAGCCAGTGCGAAAGAAATCAGTGTCCCAG GGCGGTGGTCTGTCGTCTCTGCTGCCCCAGCCTCAAAATCTAGTGGTGAAGGAAAAACAACGGGCGCTGGTGCCCCACACCCTGACGAGACGCCCTGTATCCAACCAGGCAAAAGGAAGTGCTGGTAAATCCCAAGGCGTGTCCGGAACCAGCCAATCTCCATCAGCCATCAAAGCTGCCGCGAAGTCCGCCGCCTTGCAGTTGGCTCGCCAGAAGATGACAGCCGATGAAGATGGCAGTGATGATGATCTCGCTCCAGAAAACTACTTTTCCCTTTCAGAAAGCTCCCCGAAGCCTGTGGTGTCACAAAAACAAGATTCCCAAGATTATGTTCCCACTCTTCACCCTTCACCCGGTGTGGAGGACGCCCCATTGGACTTTGATTCTAATGCAGAAAGTTACAGTAGGACAGCTGGAGCCATGGGGGAAGATTTCCAAAATCAGTACCAACAGTATCCAGAACTGCCAGATGGGTCTTCACAGGTA GATTACTACGGGCAGAGTTACTACGAAGACCCCAAACCTGAAGCACAAGAGCAAGATGAATCTGGGTCTTCTTCAATGTTTGAGGATGAAGCA TTTCGGCGGCTGCTGGGCAAACAGAGTCGAGGAAAAGAAGAAATCAAATTCTTGGAGATCAAAGGAGATGATCAGCTGAGTGGCAACAAGCAGTGGATGACAAAGAATGTGACCGCAGATCTGGAGCCACGCAAGTCCTTTAGCAAG aaaaaaggAGACCAGCCAACAGGACAACAGAGGCGCAAGCACCAAATCACTTATCTGATTCATCAAGCCAAGGAACGTGAGATGGAGCTCAAGAATAGCTGGGCTGAAAACAAGCTCACCCGCCGACAGACGCAAGCCAAGTATGGATTCTAG